A genomic stretch from Bacteroidota bacterium includes:
- a CDS encoding ACP phosphodiesterase produces the protein MNYLAHLFLSGSEDPIIIGNFIADHVKGRQIDHIDKEISKGIHMHRAIDAFTDTHHIVLQTKDRLRHTQSKYTPVVADVFMDHFLASKFDEFSPTPLDIFADNVFQILKANENMLPLRTQNMLVYMQNENWLTAYRTIAGMDFILKAMSRRTNFPSNMATAADDLERDYLFYEKDFEVFFPQLQAFCKDYLKNI, from the coding sequence ATGAATTATTTAGCACACCTTTTTTTAAGCGGAAGTGAAGACCCTATCATTATTGGGAATTTCATAGCCGACCATGTGAAAGGCAGACAAATAGACCACATAGATAAGGAAATTTCAAAAGGCATACACATGCATAGAGCTATTGATGCTTTTACCGACACTCATCACATTGTATTGCAAACCAAGGATCGGCTCCGGCACACACAAAGCAAATACACACCAGTGGTGGCCGATGTATTTATGGATCATTTTCTGGCCAGTAAATTTGATGAATTCAGCCCTACGCCTCTCGATATTTTTGCGGATAATGTGTTTCAAATTCTTAAAGCCAATGAAAATATGTTGCCATTGCGTACACAAAATATGCTGGTATATATGCAAAATGAAAATTGGCTCACCGCCTATAGAACAATAGCTGGGATGGATTTTATTCTGAAAGCCATGTCACGCCGCACCAATTTCCCTTCCAATATGGCCACCGCAGCCGATGATTTGGAAAGAGATTATTTATTTTACGAAAAGGATTTTGAAGTGTTCTTCCCCCAACTGCAAGCCTTTTGCAAGGATTATTTGAAGAATATATGA